A part of Phaenicophaeus curvirostris isolate KB17595 chromosome 29, BPBGC_Pcur_1.0, whole genome shotgun sequence genomic DNA contains:
- the LOC138732115 gene encoding scale keratin-like, with product MSCYDVCAPKTGVAVPQPIAESCNELCARQCPDSTAFIQPPPVVVTFPGPILSSFPQQAVVGSSGAPAFGGNLGLGGLYGAGATLGSGGLCTPARPYLSPACSPCVLPRYSKKLWDTCGPC from the coding sequence ATGTCTTGCTACGACGTGTGTGCACCAAAAACCGGCGTGGCCGTGCCCCAGCCCATCGCTGAGAGCTGCAACGAGCTGTGCGCCCGCCAGTGCCCCGACTCCACAGCCTTCATCCAGCCTCCGCCCGTGGTTGTCACCTTCCCCggccccatcctcagctccttcccccagCAAGCCGTGGTGGGCTCCTCCGGAGCACCCGCCTTTGGGGGcaacctggggctggggggcctcTACGGGGCCGGGGCCACGCTGGGCTCGGGGGGCCTCTGCACCCCTGCCAGACCCTAcctttctcctgcctgcagcccttgcGTCTTGCCGCGCTACAGCAAGAAGCTCTGGGACACCTGTGGGCCCTGCTAG
- the LOC138732111 gene encoding scale keratin-like, producing the protein MSCYDVCAPKTGVAVPQPIAESCNELCARQCPDSTAFIQPPPVVVTFPGPILSSFPQQAVVGSSGAPAFGGNLGLGGLYGAGATLGSGGLCTPARPYLSPACSPCVLPRYSKKLWDTCGPC; encoded by the coding sequence ATGTCTTGCTACGACGTGTGCGCACCAAAAACCGGCGTGGCCGTGCCCCAGCCCATCGCTGAGAGCTGCAACGAGCTGTGCGCCCGCCAGTGCCCCGACTCCACAGCCTTCATCCAGCCTCCGCCCGTGGTTGTCACCTTCCCCggccccatcctcagctccttcccccagCAAGCCGTGGTGGGCTCCTCCGGAGCACCCGCCTTTGGGGGcaacctggggctggggggcctcTACGGGGCCGGGGCCACGCTGGGCTCGGGGGGCCTCTGCACCCCTGCCAGACCCTAcctttctcctgcctgcagcccttgcGTCTTGCCACGCTACAGCAAGAAGCTCTGGGACACCTGTGGGCCCTGCTAG
- the LOC138732117 gene encoding scale keratin-like, whose product MSCYDVCAPKTGVAVPQPIAESCNELCARQCPDSTAFIQPPPVVVTFPGPILSSFPQQAVVGSSGAPAFGGNLGLGGLYGAGATLGSGGLCTPARPYLSPACSPCVLPRYSKKLWDTCGPC is encoded by the coding sequence atGTCTTGCTACGACGTGTGTGCACCAAAAACCGGCGTGGCCGTGCCCCAGCCCATCGCTGAGAGCTGCAACGAGCTGTGCGCCCGCCAGTGCCCCGACTCCACAGCCTTCATCCAGCCTCCGCCCGTGGTTGTCACCTTCCCCggccccatcctcagctccttcccccagCAAGCCGTGGTGGGCTCCTCCGGAGCACCCGCCTTTGGGGGcaacctggggctggggggcctcTACGGGGCCGGGGCCACGCTGGGCTCGGGGGGCCTCTGCACCCCTGCCAGACCCTAcctttctcctgcctgcagcccttgcGTCTTGCCGCGCTACAGCAAGAAGCTCTGGGACACCTGTGGGCCCTGCTAG
- the LOC138732122 gene encoding scale keratin-like has protein sequence MSCYDVCAPKTGVAVPQPIAESCNELCARQCPDSTAFIQPPPVVVTFPGPILSSFPQQAVVGSSGAPAFGGNLGLGGLYGAGATLGSGGLCTPARPYLSPACSPCVLPRYSKKLWDTCGPC, from the coding sequence ATGTCTTGCTACGACGTGTGCGCACCAAAAACCGGCGTGGCTGTGCCCCAGCCCATCGCTGAGAGCTGCAACGAGCTGTGCGCCCGCCAGTGCCCCGACTCCACAGCCTTCATCCAGCCTCCGCCCGTGGTTGTCACCTTCCCCggccccatcctcagctccttcccccagCAAGCCGTGGTGGGCTCCTCCGGAGCACCCGCCTTTGGGGGcaacctggggctggggggcctcTACGGGGCCGGGGCCACGCTGGGCTCGGGGGGCCTCTGCACCCCTGCCAGACCCTAcctttctcctgcctgcagcccttgcGTCTTGCCGCGCTACAGCAAGAAGCTCTGGGACACCTGTGGGCCCTGCTAG
- the LOC138732324 gene encoding scale keratin-like encodes MSCYDVCAPKTGVAVPQPIAESCNELCARQCPDSTAFIQPPPVVVTFPGPILSYFPQQAVVGSSGAPAFGGNLGLGGLYGAGATLGSGGLCTPARPYLSPACSPCVLPRYSKKLWDTCGPC; translated from the coding sequence atGTCTTGCTACGACGTGTGCGCACCAAAAACCGGCGTGGCCGTGCCCCAGCCCATCGCTGAGAGCTGCAACGAGCTGTGCGCCCGCCAGTGCCCCGACTCCACAGCCTTCATCCAGCCTCCGCCCGTGGTTGTCACCTTCCCCGGCCCCATCCTCAGCTACTTCCCCCAGCAAGCCGTGGTGGGCTCCTCCGGAGCACCCGCCTTTGGGGGcaacctggggctggggggcctcTACGGGGCCGGGGCCACGCTGGGCTCGGGGGGCCTCTGCACCCCTGCCAGACCCTAcctttctcctgcctgcagcccttgcGTCTTGCCGCGCTACAGCAAGAAGCTCTGGGACACCTGTGGGCCCTGCTAG
- the LOC138732120 gene encoding scale keratin-like — MSCYDVCAPKTGVAVPQPIAESCNELCARQCPDSTAFIQPPPVVVTFPGPILSSFPQQAVVGSSGAPAFGGNLGLGGLYGAGATLGSGGLCTPARPYLSPACSPCVLPHYSKKLWDTCGPC; from the coding sequence atGTCTTGCTACGACGTGTGCGCACCAAAAACCGGCGTGGCCGTGCCCCAGCCCATCGCTGAGAGCTGCAACGAGCTGTGCGCCCGCCAGTGCCCCGACTCCACAGCCTTCATCCAGCCTCCGCCCGTGGTTGTCACCTTCCCCggccccatcctcagctccttcccccagCAAGCCGTGGTGGGCTCCTCCGGAGCACCCGCCTTTGGGGGcaacctggggctggggggcctcTACGGGGCCGGGGCCACGCTGGGCTCGGGGGGCCTCTGCACCCCTGCCAGACCCTAcctttctcctgcctgcagcccttgcGTCTTGCCGCACTACAGCAAGAAGCTCTGGGACACCTGTGGGCCCTGCTAG
- the LOC138732110 gene encoding scale keratin-like, with amino-acid sequence MSCYDVCAPKTGVAVPQPIAESCNELCARQCPDSTAFIQPPPVVVTFPGPILSSFPQQAVVGSSGAPAFGGNLGLGGLYGAGATLGSGGLCTPARPYLSPACSPCVLPRYSKKLWDTCGPC; translated from the coding sequence ATGTCTTGCTACGACGTGTGCGCACCAAAAACCGGCGTGGCCGTGCCCCAGCCCATCGCTGAGAGCTGCAACGAGCTGTGCGCCCGCCAGTGCCCCGACTCCACAGCCTTCATCCAGCCTCCGCCCGTGGTTGTCACCTTCCCCggccccatcctcagctccttcccccagCAAGCCGTGGTGGGCTCCTCCGGAGCACCCGCCTTTGGGGGcaacctggggctggggggcctcTACGGGGCCGGGGCCACGCTGGGCTCGGGGGGCCTCTGCACCCCTGCCAGACCCTAcctttctcctgcctgcagcccttgcGTCTTGCCGCGCTACAGCAAGAAGCTCTGGGACACCTGTGGGCCCTGCTAG
- the LOC138732108 gene encoding scale keratin-like → MSCYDVCAPKTGVAVPQPIAESCNELCARQCPDSTAFIQPPPVVVTFPGPILSSFPQQAVVGSSGAPAFGGNLGLGGLYGAGATLGSGGLCTPARPYLSPACSPCVLPRYSKKLWDTCGPC, encoded by the coding sequence atGTCTTGCTACGACGTGTGCGCACCAAAAACCGGCGTGGCCGTGCCCCAGCCCATCGCTGAGAGCTGCAACGAGCTGTGCGCCCGCCAGTGCCCCGACTCCACAGCCTTCATCCAGCCTCCGCCCGTGGTTGTCACCTTCCCCggccccatcctcagctccttcccccagCAAGCCGTGGTGGGCTCCTCCGGAGCACCCGCCTTTGGGGGcaacctggggctggggggcctcTACGGGGCCGGGGCCACGCTGGGCTCGGGGGGCCTCTGCACCCCTGCCAGACCCTAcctttctcctgcctgcagcccttgcGTCTTGCCGCGCTACAGCAAGAAGCTCTGGGACACCTGTGGGCCCTGCTAG
- the LOC138732103 gene encoding scale keratin-like, with the protein MSCYNVCAPKTGVAVPQPIAESCNELCARQCPDSTAFIQPPPVVVTFPGPILSSFPQQAVVGSSGAPAFGGNLGLGGLYGAGATLGSGGLCTPARPYLSPACSPCVLPRYSKKLWDTCGPC; encoded by the coding sequence atGTCTTGCTACAACGTGTGTGCTCCAAAAACCGGCGTGGCCGTGCCCCAGCCCATCGCTGAGAGCTGCAACGAGCTGTGCGCCCGCCAGTGCCCCGACTCCACAGCCTTCATCCAGCCTCCGCCCGTGGTTGTCACCTTCCCCggccccatcctcagctccttcccccagCAAGCCGTGGTGGGCTCCTCCGGAGCACCCGCCTTTGGGGGcaacctggggctggggggcctcTACGGGGCCGGGGCCACGCTGGGCTCGGGGGGCCTCTGCACCCCTGCCAGACCCTAcctttctcctgcctgcagcccttgcGTCTTGCCGCGCTACAGCAAGAAGCTCTGGGACACCTGTGGGCCCTGCTAG